One Strix uralensis isolate ZFMK-TIS-50842 chromosome 9, bStrUra1, whole genome shotgun sequence DNA segment encodes these proteins:
- the CAPN10 gene encoding calpain-10 isoform X2 yields MLGEKKQLIVKRELYTDPTFPASDTSIFFDYCTPLAQFRGEISWLRPKDICSAPRLFSNNLQDVQVKQGILGDCWFLCACVALQKSKYLLNKVIPPGQPSWTDESYQGCFTCRVWQFGHWVEVTIDDRLPCLGGKLCFSQCQTEDLFWLPLLEKAYAKVHGSYEQLWAGQVADALVDLTGGIAERWTLKDPGRNIEKEKTGMVLEKAVFRRLMNLKEQCVISCSVLNSRKGASELGEFHAFIVIDMLNVSEVSGKEIFLLRIRNPWGRRCWRGPWCEGGQGWNQLDPAVALELLSQIQEGEFWVDEEEFYREFDEITMGFPVNEEGQLQSLYTEKVLYHSQNLFGSWVRGQSAGGCRNNSSFPTNPKFWLRVCEKSEVCIALLQKHRKYSADWAGRIQNLTRLAEENLSLTEGTQGKNYQAVGLHVWKVEKKRFNLPKTLSAPPVVGTVCHSYDREVHVCCDLSPGFYLVVPSTFLKDAVGNFLLRVFSTGRISLSELKPPPTDAALCEELPAGPGKSSVKVTLRQHCQDSKCRPIGFHIFQVPNSSWKPDTSSFLHLEPVVSCVPHCYSQEVSQLCRLPAGSYVVIPSTYLPNTEGSFTVVIATKIDRKRIHSRETLGQVLQEISFTTVMKR; encoded by the exons ATGctgggagagaaaaagcaattaaTCGTGAAAAGAGAACTTTACACAGACCCCACGTTTCCAGCCAGTGATACCTCTATATTTTTTGATTATTGTACCCCGCTTGCCCAGTTCAGAGGTGAGATCTCTTGGTTGAGACCTAAG GACATTTGTTCTGCTCCTCGGTTATTTTCAAACAACCTGCAGGATGTGCAAGTGAAACAAGGAATTTTGGGAGACTGTTGGTTCCTGTGTGCCTGTGTAGCTTTGCAGAAGAGTAAATACCTACTGAATAAG GTAATCCCTCCAGGTCAGCCCAGCTGGACAGATGAGTCATATCAAGGCTGTTTCACTTGTCGAGTCTGGCAGTTTGGACACTGGGTGGAAGTGACCATCGACGATCGTTTGCCTTGCCTTGGTGGGAAACTCTGCTTTTCCCAGTGTCAGACAGAGGATTTGTTTTGGCTTCCACTATTGGAAAAAGCTTATGCAAA AGTGCACGGATCTTATGAGCAGTTGTGGGCAGGACAGGTGGCAGATGCTTTGGTTGATCTTACTGGAGGAATTGCTGAAAGATGGACCCTGAAAGACCCTGGAAGAAACATAGAGAAAGAGAAGACTGGTATGGTTTTGGAGAAGGCAGTGTTTAGACGATTAATGAATCTGAAGGAACAGTGTGTAATAAGCTGCTCAGTCCTCAATTCCAGAAAAG GTGCAAGTGAACTAGGAGAATTTCATGCCTTTATTGTGATAGACATGTTGAATGTGTCTGAAGTGTCAGGCAAGGAAATCTTCCTACTACGAATAAGAAATCCTTGGGGGAGGCGGTGCTGGAGAGGTCCCTGGTGTGAGGG TGGTCAAGGATGGAACCAGCTAGATCCAGCAGTTGCCTTGGAACTGCTCTCACAGATCCAAGAGGGAGAATTCTGGGTTGATGAAGAGGAATTTTACAGAGAATTTGATGAGATTACCATGGGCTTTCCAGTAAACGAGGAAGGACAACTTCAGAGCCTCTATACAG aGAAAGTGCTGTATCACTCACAGAATCTTTTTGGATCCTGGGTGAGAGGCCAGTCTGCAGGCGGTTGCCGTAACAACAGCAGCTTCCCTACCAACCCTAAGTTCTGGCTGAGAGTCTGTGAAAAGAGTGAGGTGTGCAttgctctgctgcagaaacatAGGAAATATAGTGCTGACTGGGCCGGAAGAATTCAAAATTTGACTCGTTTAGCAGAGGAAAATCTATCTTTGACTGAAGGCACGCAGGGGAAGAATTATCAGGCTGTGGGACTGCATGTCTGGAAG GTGGAGAAGAAACGATTTAACCTTCCAAAGaccctctctgctcctccagttGTAGGTACCGTCTGCCATTCCTATGATAGAGAAGTGCATGTATGCTGTGACCTTTCGCCTGGGTTTTATCTTGTTGTTCCCAGCACTTTTCTGAAAGATGCAGTAGGGAATTTCTTGCTTCGTGTATTTTCAACAGGAAGGATCTCTCTCAG TGAGCTAAAGCCACCACCCACAGATGCTGCTCTCTGCGAAGAACTCCCCGCAG GACCAGGAAAAAGCAGTGTGAAAGTTACTCTCCGCCAGCACTGCCAAGATAGCAAGTGTCGTCCAATAGGTTTCCATATTTTCCAG GTGCCTAACAGCAGCTGGAAACCAGATACTTCCTCTTTTCTACACTTGGAGCCTGTGGTTAGCTGTGTGCCTCATTGCTATTCACAGGAAGTAAGCCAGCTTTGCAGGCTTCCTGCAGGAAGTTATGTAGTTATACCTTCTACATACTTGCCCAATACAGAAGGCAGTTTTACAGTGGTCATAGCAACCAAAATAGACAG GAAGCGCATTCACAGCCGGGAGACACTTGGACAAGTATTGCAAGAA ATTTCATTTACAACTGTGATGAAAAGGTAG
- the CAPN10 gene encoding calpain-10 isoform X1 — protein MLGEKKQLIVKRELYTDPTFPASDTSIFFDYCTPLAQFRGEISWLRPKDICSAPRLFSNNLQDVQVKQGILGDCWFLCACVALQKSKYLLNKVIPPGQPSWTDESYQGCFTCRVWQFGHWVEVTIDDRLPCLGGKLCFSQCQTEDLFWLPLLEKAYAKVHGSYEQLWAGQVADALVDLTGGIAERWTLKDPGRNIEKEKTGMVLEKAVFRRLMNLKEQCVISCSVLNSRKGASELGEFHAFIVIDMLNVSEVSGKEIFLLRIRNPWGRRCWRGPWCEGGQGWNQLDPAVALELLSQIQEGEFWVDEEEFYREFDEITMGFPVNEEGQLQSLYTEKVLYHSQNLFGSWVRGQSAGGCRNNSSFPTNPKFWLRVCEKSEVCIALLQKHRKYSADWAGRIQNLTRLAEENLSLTEGTQGKNYQAVGLHVWKVEKKRFNLPKTLSAPPVVGTVCHSYDREVHVCCDLSPGFYLVVPSTFLKDAVGNFLLRVFSTGRISLSELKPPPTDAALCEELPAGEWETVQLHGCWKNGQSAGGSRNFPSFHINPCFPLSIPAGPGKSSVKVTLRQHCQDSKCRPIGFHIFQVPNSSWKPDTSSFLHLEPVVSCVPHCYSQEVSQLCRLPAGSYVVIPSTYLPNTEGSFTVVIATKIDRKRIHSRETLGQVLQEISFTTVMKR, from the exons ATGctgggagagaaaaagcaattaaTCGTGAAAAGAGAACTTTACACAGACCCCACGTTTCCAGCCAGTGATACCTCTATATTTTTTGATTATTGTACCCCGCTTGCCCAGTTCAGAGGTGAGATCTCTTGGTTGAGACCTAAG GACATTTGTTCTGCTCCTCGGTTATTTTCAAACAACCTGCAGGATGTGCAAGTGAAACAAGGAATTTTGGGAGACTGTTGGTTCCTGTGTGCCTGTGTAGCTTTGCAGAAGAGTAAATACCTACTGAATAAG GTAATCCCTCCAGGTCAGCCCAGCTGGACAGATGAGTCATATCAAGGCTGTTTCACTTGTCGAGTCTGGCAGTTTGGACACTGGGTGGAAGTGACCATCGACGATCGTTTGCCTTGCCTTGGTGGGAAACTCTGCTTTTCCCAGTGTCAGACAGAGGATTTGTTTTGGCTTCCACTATTGGAAAAAGCTTATGCAAA AGTGCACGGATCTTATGAGCAGTTGTGGGCAGGACAGGTGGCAGATGCTTTGGTTGATCTTACTGGAGGAATTGCTGAAAGATGGACCCTGAAAGACCCTGGAAGAAACATAGAGAAAGAGAAGACTGGTATGGTTTTGGAGAAGGCAGTGTTTAGACGATTAATGAATCTGAAGGAACAGTGTGTAATAAGCTGCTCAGTCCTCAATTCCAGAAAAG GTGCAAGTGAACTAGGAGAATTTCATGCCTTTATTGTGATAGACATGTTGAATGTGTCTGAAGTGTCAGGCAAGGAAATCTTCCTACTACGAATAAGAAATCCTTGGGGGAGGCGGTGCTGGAGAGGTCCCTGGTGTGAGGG TGGTCAAGGATGGAACCAGCTAGATCCAGCAGTTGCCTTGGAACTGCTCTCACAGATCCAAGAGGGAGAATTCTGGGTTGATGAAGAGGAATTTTACAGAGAATTTGATGAGATTACCATGGGCTTTCCAGTAAACGAGGAAGGACAACTTCAGAGCCTCTATACAG aGAAAGTGCTGTATCACTCACAGAATCTTTTTGGATCCTGGGTGAGAGGCCAGTCTGCAGGCGGTTGCCGTAACAACAGCAGCTTCCCTACCAACCCTAAGTTCTGGCTGAGAGTCTGTGAAAAGAGTGAGGTGTGCAttgctctgctgcagaaacatAGGAAATATAGTGCTGACTGGGCCGGAAGAATTCAAAATTTGACTCGTTTAGCAGAGGAAAATCTATCTTTGACTGAAGGCACGCAGGGGAAGAATTATCAGGCTGTGGGACTGCATGTCTGGAAG GTGGAGAAGAAACGATTTAACCTTCCAAAGaccctctctgctcctccagttGTAGGTACCGTCTGCCATTCCTATGATAGAGAAGTGCATGTATGCTGTGACCTTTCGCCTGGGTTTTATCTTGTTGTTCCCAGCACTTTTCTGAAAGATGCAGTAGGGAATTTCTTGCTTCGTGTATTTTCAACAGGAAGGATCTCTCTCAG TGAGCTAAAGCCACCACCCACAGATGCTGCTCTCTGCGAAGAACTCCCCGCAGGTGAATGGGAGACAGTGCAGCTGCATGGATGCTGGAAAAATGGGCAAAGTGCTGGAGGTAGCAGGAACTTCCCCTCCTTCCATATCAatccctgctttcccctctcCATTCCTGCAGGACCAGGAAAAAGCAGTGTGAAAGTTACTCTCCGCCAGCACTGCCAAGATAGCAAGTGTCGTCCAATAGGTTTCCATATTTTCCAG GTGCCTAACAGCAGCTGGAAACCAGATACTTCCTCTTTTCTACACTTGGAGCCTGTGGTTAGCTGTGTGCCTCATTGCTATTCACAGGAAGTAAGCCAGCTTTGCAGGCTTCCTGCAGGAAGTTATGTAGTTATACCTTCTACATACTTGCCCAATACAGAAGGCAGTTTTACAGTGGTCATAGCAACCAAAATAGACAG GAAGCGCATTCACAGCCGGGAGACACTTGGACAAGTATTGCAAGAA ATTTCATTTACAACTGTGATGAAAAGGTAG